In the genome of Coraliomargarita algicola, one region contains:
- a CDS encoding choice-of-anchor I family protein, translating into MSRLSGDRKLSLSSIGLATLSLSLGALTASAESWSYGVMTDTQGAAAYPDVSTRLMAPVVDQFVNVHGVDMIISVGDLTDTGTVEENALWLSVAQPIYDAGIPIYIQRGNHDVKTESTSAVNDPLFGPVELNDSTIWDAQFPLPTNPLLVEGPGTCYYFTFNNMFVISMDLYGVAPSELIGWLQSVALPAAAASGADHRVLVQHAPYFGKGRDGIFQGASGDPEFELQLLKGMAQAGVDTILVGHDHQYSRSVALDTEGEVLLNHILVGSNSEKYYNFEMPEGDNEGQVVQMNGRVSYCVVEVDGPQIVFNHYSSEAPDPYTTDAWIPNWVLSDRLVYSTEGDRFFVEPNADYAGLTSTSPNGTQVEIVSGTNDVFESQMTVPDAGVTPELVEFGALVDFSWLDGTSDPQVLGDILVLDGLANTPDGEESELYRLEMTYAETVGIDESTLTLAVYDPVSGTWMDARLANIYDSPTAAAALASAGVDTTQNKVWAELNHNADGARFAVVSNAASLNSPVRMTRLGSYESGIFDGSATEIPAYDAATQRVFVTNAHDHSVDVIDLSNPATPVKIGSLSFADIDGQAYSPNSVAVKNGIVAVALQADTVYETGIVAFYDAAASLDEGPVAPVATADAGYLPDMLTFTPDGLKVLVANEGEASDNLTGGGTPDFNPEGSVTIIPINGAGASVTPGTPVQLDFSVFEPGGSLALGASLAEIKAPVDLSTTAKVRIHPNAASVAQDLEPEYIAVAPDGGTAYVGLQENNAILSIDLATDTITGIFPLGAKNHSLLVNALDAEKNDDAVHIVPQPFFGLYMPDAMSAYTVNGQTYIVTANEGDGRDPELFGDYPGNGLGDEADLQDAILDETIFPNRDILTDGSGLGDVGTFSFGGDLDNDGDVDQIQIAGARSFSIWNASTGELVFDSGGDFERITAQFLPDHFNASNDDNAIDDRSDNKGPEPEAVQIAEIGGRQIAFVALERVGGVMIYDITDPTSPLFIDYVNDRDFTVDAEQSSDIGPEGFAFVPAAESPNGHALLLVASEVSGSLTAYQIDLEADSTWNLTLLHHNDGESKLPEYSSSFPDYGNVARMKTAIDAHRSFYQSVDHGVVVVYAGDSFLAGKQFQASVDSEPQVYYDALALSHIGYDAIAIGNHEFDFGPEVLAAFIEDAQTTNAVPYLSANLDFTGEPALQALVNTGDIVKSKTITVSTAQGDKVIGLIGATTVNLPFISSPGAVIASEVAAAVNAEAAALASSTDAIILISHLQGVAEDEALASLLSADVNAIIAGGGDEILGSTALLSPRAVYGASAPGNAADSGLVPSDSYNEVGLSYPTYANGIPIATTGGNYGYLGRLTLRFDADNHFLGVDLSSGPAVIVADSVDAENGYALDPTIESEVIDKVVAFTHAIDSEIIGSTDSLIVGGTDTDLIRSQEQNGGNLVADALLAAAQERAASFDVNLPQIAIANGGGIRSDIAVGAISVGDTFDVSPFGNFVSVVENVTTADLKLVLENALSRTIDNDPGTGVDPLRVGDGTGRFPQLAGMTVTYDITRQPLVLDGENEVITQQGQRVIEARLNDGTALIIAGIPVPGTTVDLVLPSFNADGGDQYFRYGFGAASYTSQDYIKTTLGITDQQALQNYIASFGMAKVDSDTRYDSIPDGRVLAVSDRDNDGLSDAEEALIGTNPDIADQSGPVAETYTQAGKDAVTSNPSQYDLFTQSELNANYTAGEQSVLSDPSAYGLSDVPVAGLRIDGQVMQLNSENQSATFEVQVQSTTDLTQPFTNAGDTATVTLDFSVGSQFIRVQAVEQAP; encoded by the coding sequence ATGTCTCGTCTCTCAGGCGATAGGAAACTATCACTCTCCAGCATCGGTCTGGCTACACTTTCTCTGTCGCTTGGTGCACTAACTGCCTCGGCTGAATCCTGGAGCTATGGGGTGATGACGGATACCCAGGGGGCCGCCGCTTATCCGGATGTCTCCACGCGCTTAATGGCTCCGGTGGTGGATCAGTTCGTAAATGTCCACGGTGTCGATATGATTATAAGTGTCGGCGATTTGACGGACACGGGGACGGTTGAAGAAAATGCGCTGTGGCTAAGCGTGGCACAGCCGATCTACGACGCGGGCATTCCGATCTATATTCAGCGTGGCAATCACGATGTTAAAACGGAATCCACCAGCGCGGTGAACGATCCTCTGTTTGGACCGGTCGAACTCAACGATAGCACCATCTGGGACGCGCAGTTTCCTCTGCCGACGAATCCTTTATTAGTCGAGGGACCTGGCACTTGCTACTATTTCACATTCAACAATATGTTTGTGATCTCGATGGATCTATATGGCGTGGCTCCAAGCGAGTTGATCGGTTGGTTGCAATCGGTCGCATTGCCGGCAGCGGCCGCATCCGGGGCAGACCACCGCGTGCTGGTGCAGCACGCGCCTTATTTTGGAAAGGGGCGCGATGGCATCTTTCAAGGCGCCAGTGGTGATCCTGAATTCGAATTGCAGTTACTAAAAGGAATGGCGCAAGCGGGCGTCGATACCATCTTAGTGGGCCACGATCATCAATACAGTCGTAGTGTTGCACTGGATACAGAGGGCGAAGTGCTGCTCAACCATATTCTGGTGGGCTCCAATAGTGAGAAATATTACAACTTCGAAATGCCGGAGGGCGATAATGAGGGGCAGGTCGTACAAATGAACGGTCGTGTCAGTTATTGCGTGGTTGAAGTGGACGGACCACAAATTGTGTTTAACCATTACAGCAGCGAGGCCCCAGATCCTTACACCACCGATGCATGGATTCCGAACTGGGTGCTGTCGGATCGGTTGGTGTATTCCACGGAAGGGGATCGTTTCTTCGTCGAACCAAACGCGGACTATGCCGGGCTCACCAGCACCTCGCCGAATGGAACTCAGGTTGAAATCGTATCCGGCACTAATGACGTTTTTGAAAGTCAAATGACTGTGCCAGACGCGGGCGTCACACCTGAACTGGTGGAGTTCGGTGCGCTGGTTGATTTCAGCTGGCTGGATGGCACATCGGACCCACAGGTGCTTGGAGACATCCTCGTATTGGATGGTCTGGCGAATACACCTGATGGTGAAGAAAGTGAACTCTACCGGTTGGAAATGACCTATGCGGAAACTGTGGGCATCGATGAGTCGACTTTGACGCTTGCTGTTTACGATCCCGTATCCGGCACATGGATGGATGCGCGCTTGGCTAATATTTATGACAGCCCCACCGCAGCGGCCGCACTTGCAAGTGCAGGCGTGGATACCACTCAAAACAAAGTCTGGGCCGAGTTGAATCACAATGCCGATGGCGCGCGCTTCGCGGTCGTCAGCAATGCTGCTTCGCTCAATAGCCCCGTTCGCATGACTCGCTTGGGCTCTTACGAATCGGGCATCTTCGATGGCTCGGCCACTGAGATCCCCGCCTACGATGCCGCGACACAACGTGTATTCGTCACCAACGCCCACGATCACTCCGTAGATGTGATCGATTTATCCAATCCAGCCACTCCAGTTAAAATCGGAAGCTTGAGTTTCGCCGATATCGATGGCCAGGCTTACAGTCCTAACAGCGTTGCAGTTAAGAACGGCATTGTAGCTGTGGCCCTGCAAGCGGACACCGTCTACGAAACTGGGATCGTCGCATTCTACGACGCAGCCGCGAGCTTGGACGAAGGTCCGGTGGCCCCGGTCGCAACCGCTGATGCGGGCTACCTGCCCGATATGCTGACCTTCACCCCCGACGGGCTCAAGGTGCTGGTCGCCAATGAAGGAGAGGCCTCGGATAACTTAACGGGTGGCGGCACTCCTGATTTTAACCCCGAAGGTTCTGTCACGATCATTCCCATCAATGGAGCGGGCGCTTCGGTGACACCGGGCACACCCGTTCAACTTGACTTCAGCGTATTCGAGCCAGGTGGTTCACTGGCGCTGGGAGCGAGCCTGGCCGAGATTAAAGCACCGGTCGATTTGAGCACAACAGCTAAGGTGCGCATTCACCCGAATGCCGCATCGGTCGCACAGGACCTCGAGCCTGAATATATCGCAGTCGCACCTGATGGTGGCACCGCATACGTTGGCCTACAGGAAAACAATGCGATCCTGTCCATCGACCTTGCGACAGATACCATTACGGGAATTTTCCCGCTGGGTGCGAAGAATCACTCACTGCTAGTCAATGCGCTGGATGCCGAGAAAAACGATGATGCGGTGCACATCGTTCCTCAGCCTTTCTTTGGTCTCTATATGCCCGATGCGATGTCGGCCTACACAGTCAATGGTCAGACCTACATCGTGACCGCCAATGAAGGCGATGGTCGTGATCCAGAGTTGTTCGGTGATTACCCGGGCAATGGCCTGGGCGATGAGGCGGATCTACAAGATGCGATTCTCGATGAAACCATCTTCCCGAATCGCGACATCCTCACGGATGGTTCGGGCCTCGGTGATGTCGGCACCTTCTCCTTTGGTGGCGACTTGGACAATGACGGCGACGTGGATCAGATACAAATTGCAGGCGCGCGTTCCTTTTCGATCTGGAATGCATCGACCGGAGAACTGGTCTTTGATTCCGGCGGCGATTTTGAACGTATCACAGCTCAATTCCTGCCCGATCATTTCAATGCCAGCAATGATGACAACGCAATTGATGATCGTTCGGACAATAAGGGCCCAGAACCTGAAGCCGTTCAAATAGCTGAAATCGGCGGACGTCAGATCGCCTTTGTCGCACTTGAGCGTGTGGGTGGCGTGATGATCTACGACATCACAGACCCAACTTCGCCGCTCTTTATCGATTACGTCAACGACCGTGATTTCACAGTCGATGCGGAACAGTCCAGCGACATCGGTCCAGAAGGCTTCGCCTTTGTGCCTGCGGCTGAAAGTCCAAATGGTCATGCACTGCTACTGGTCGCAAGCGAAGTGAGCGGATCGCTCACCGCCTATCAAATCGATTTGGAAGCCGACAGCACTTGGAATCTCACACTCTTACACCACAACGATGGTGAGTCCAAGCTGCCGGAATACTCCAGTTCGTTCCCTGACTACGGCAATGTAGCTCGAATGAAGACTGCAATCGATGCCCACCGTAGCTTCTACCAATCCGTCGATCACGGCGTGGTTGTAGTCTATGCCGGCGATAGCTTCCTCGCGGGGAAGCAGTTTCAAGCCAGCGTTGATAGCGAGCCACAGGTTTATTACGACGCACTGGCTCTGAGTCATATCGGTTACGACGCCATTGCAATTGGTAATCATGAGTTTGACTTCGGTCCCGAAGTGCTGGCCGCATTCATCGAAGATGCACAAACCACCAACGCGGTGCCTTACTTGAGCGCTAACTTGGATTTCACGGGCGAGCCTGCGCTGCAAGCCTTGGTCAACACTGGTGATATTGTGAAAAGTAAAACCATCACCGTCAGCACCGCTCAGGGCGATAAGGTCATCGGGCTCATCGGTGCCACCACCGTAAACCTTCCCTTCATTAGTTCACCCGGAGCAGTGATTGCTTCTGAAGTGGCCGCAGCTGTGAACGCCGAGGCAGCCGCACTGGCGAGCAGCACCGACGCCATCATCCTGATCTCACACTTGCAGGGTGTGGCCGAAGACGAGGCACTCGCCTCACTGCTCTCTGCCGATGTCAATGCGATCATCGCCGGCGGCGGTGACGAGATTCTGGGCTCGACTGCGCTCTTGTCACCACGAGCAGTTTACGGAGCCTCCGCTCCGGGCAATGCGGCCGACAGTGGTCTGGTGCCCAGTGACAGTTATAACGAAGTGGGCCTGAGCTATCCGACTTACGCCAATGGTATCCCGATTGCAACGACTGGTGGTAACTACGGCTACCTAGGGCGCCTCACGCTACGCTTCGATGCAGACAATCACTTCCTCGGCGTCGATCTAAGCTCTGGCCCCGCAGTGATTGTGGCCGACAGCGTCGATGCGGAAAATGGTTATGCACTCGATCCCACTATCGAAAGCGAAGTCATCGATAAAGTCGTCGCCTTCACCCATGCGATCGATAGTGAAATCATTGGCTCCACCGACAGTCTGATTGTTGGCGGCACAGATACAGACCTCATTCGCTCGCAAGAGCAAAATGGGGGCAACCTGGTCGCCGACGCACTGCTGGCTGCAGCCCAAGAACGTGCTGCCAGTTTCGATGTCAACCTGCCACAGATTGCGATCGCCAATGGCGGTGGCATTCGCTCCGACATCGCCGTTGGCGCTATCAGCGTGGGCGATACCTTCGATGTTTCACCCTTCGGAAATTTCGTCTCGGTGGTGGAAAATGTCACGACGGCGGACCTCAAGCTAGTGCTTGAAAATGCCCTCTCGCGCACCATCGACAACGATCCCGGCACCGGGGTGGATCCGCTACGTGTCGGTGATGGCACCGGCCGTTTCCCCCAACTTGCAGGTATGACGGTGACCTACGACATTACCCGTCAGCCATTGGTATTGGACGGCGAGAATGAAGTCATCACTCAGCAAGGGCAACGCGTCATCGAAGCTCGCCTCAACGATGGCACAGCACTCATCATCGCAGGCATTCCCGTTCCCGGCACCACAGTGGATCTAGTCTTACCGTCTTTTAATGCAGACGGAGGCGATCAGTATTTCCGCTACGGCTTCGGTGCAGCTTCCTACACCAGTCAGGATTACATCAAAACCACGCTCGGCATCACCGACCAGCAGGCCTTGCAAAACTATATTGCAAGCTTCGGAATGGCCAAAGTCGATAGTGACACTCGCTATGATTCGATTCCCGACGGCCGTGTGCTTGCGGTTTCCGACCGTGACAACGACGGCCTATCGGACGCCGAAGAAGCGCTCATCGGCACCAATCCCGACATCGCGGATCAAAGCGGCCCCGTCGCGGAGACCTACACCCAAGCCGGCAAGGATGCAGTGACCAGCAATCCCAGCCAGTATGACCTGTTCACACAGAGCGAGCTCAACGCGAATTACACCGCCGGCGAACAAAGCGTGCTCAGCGATCCCAGCGCATATGGCTTAAGCGATGTGCCCGTCGCAGGCTTACGGATTGACGGTCAAGTCATGCAGCTCAACTCCGAGAACCAGAGTGCAACCTTCGAAGTGCAGGTGCAAAGCACCACCGATCTGACTCAGCCCTTCACCAACGCAGGTGATACGGCAACCGTCACACTCGACTTCTCCGTAGGCAGTCAGTTCATCCGCGTGCAAGCGGTCGAACAAGCTCCTTAG
- the ppk1 gene encoding polyphosphate kinase 1 — translation MMSTANTTHTHPRFPYFNRELSWLAFNRRVLEQAESTEYPLLERMKFLAFVSSNLDEFFEIRVAGLLQQVKSGAIERGPDGLGPKEQIRRIHSICKRLVADQYDCWEQQIVPGLKKSDILFSSIDELTRNEKKWVETYFEEQIFPVLTPLAIDPAHPFPQLTNKALYILASIDDPETRIIERMMAIIPIPRVLPRIIKVGVTRRGKPEVYVFLSDIVQRFIKRLFPGYRVTSSVPFRITRNSDLYIDEEEVENLLRKIEEELMNMHKGAAVRLEIAKGADPALMQEFLEAIKLQPENVYTIEGPLNFFRLMSAYDLIDRPDLKFPHHTPYVPKELENPERIFEQIATKDILLHHPYESFQPFIDFLNQAARDPHVFAIKQTLYRTSGDSPIIKALIDASRRGKQVTVLVEIKARFDEANNIQWARQLEDVGVHVVYGLVGLKTHCKTCMVVRREDTILRRYVHLGTGNYNPKTARLYTDLSFFTCKEDITSEVAGLFNTLTGFSLTPSFKKLLVAPFTLHSNMQKHIRAETRNAKAGKPARIIVQTNSLVDQETIDNLYRASQAGVKIDLIVRGICNLVPNIKGVSDNIRVRSILGRYLEHSRIFYFENSSGNQPHIFAGSADWMPRNFYRRIEAIFPIEDPDHRARILDLLETYLKDTRNARILRSNGSYHKPSRKNDAQLFSAQEAFFKHFEAKRTAQAQELTEDPKIMPVTEVIEPA, via the coding sequence ATGATGAGCACAGCTAATACGACACACACACATCCCCGTTTTCCTTATTTTAACCGCGAACTGAGTTGGTTGGCCTTCAATCGGCGTGTGCTGGAACAAGCTGAGTCGACTGAATATCCACTGCTGGAAAGAATGAAGTTCCTGGCCTTCGTCAGCTCGAACCTCGACGAATTCTTCGAAATCCGGGTCGCAGGCCTACTCCAGCAAGTCAAATCCGGCGCAATCGAACGCGGTCCCGACGGTCTCGGCCCTAAAGAGCAAATTCGCCGTATCCATAGTATTTGTAAGCGTCTGGTCGCGGATCAGTACGATTGCTGGGAGCAGCAAATCGTCCCAGGTCTAAAGAAATCCGACATTTTATTCTCCAGTATCGACGAATTAACCCGCAACGAGAAGAAATGGGTGGAGACCTACTTCGAGGAACAGATCTTCCCCGTGCTCACACCACTGGCGATCGACCCCGCTCACCCATTCCCGCAGCTGACCAATAAGGCGCTCTACATTCTCGCCTCCATCGACGACCCAGAAACACGTATCATCGAGCGCATGATGGCGATCATTCCCATCCCTCGGGTGCTGCCCCGAATTATCAAAGTCGGCGTCACTCGCCGTGGTAAGCCCGAAGTTTATGTATTTCTCAGCGATATCGTGCAGCGCTTCATTAAGCGCCTGTTCCCTGGCTATCGTGTGACCTCCTCCGTGCCCTTCCGCATCACTCGCAACAGCGATCTCTATATCGACGAAGAAGAAGTCGAAAACCTCCTGCGCAAGATCGAAGAAGAATTAATGAACATGCACAAGGGAGCTGCCGTGCGTTTGGAGATCGCTAAAGGGGCCGATCCGGCACTCATGCAAGAGTTCCTCGAAGCGATCAAGCTACAGCCGGAAAACGTATACACCATCGAAGGCCCACTCAATTTCTTCCGCCTAATGAGCGCCTACGACCTAATCGATCGTCCTGACCTAAAATTCCCCCACCACACGCCCTACGTACCCAAGGAACTCGAGAATCCGGAACGCATCTTCGAGCAAATCGCAACCAAGGACATACTTCTGCACCATCCTTACGAGAGCTTTCAGCCCTTTATTGATTTTCTCAATCAAGCCGCACGCGATCCCCATGTGTTTGCCATCAAGCAGACTCTCTATCGCACATCGGGTGACTCTCCAATTATTAAAGCTCTCATCGATGCTTCCCGCCGCGGCAAGCAAGTCACCGTGCTGGTCGAAATCAAAGCACGCTTCGATGAAGCCAATAACATCCAATGGGCACGCCAGCTCGAAGATGTCGGCGTCCACGTGGTCTACGGCCTCGTCGGCCTCAAAACCCACTGTAAGACCTGCATGGTCGTTCGCCGCGAAGATACCATTCTACGTCGTTACGTCCACCTCGGCACCGGTAACTACAATCCCAAAACCGCCCGCCTCTACACCGATCTCAGCTTTTTTACATGTAAGGAAGACATCACCAGTGAGGTCGCCGGCCTCTTTAACACCCTCACCGGCTTCTCTCTCACTCCGAGTTTCAAGAAGCTTCTCGTCGCACCTTTCACCCTGCATAGTAACATGCAGAAACACATTCGCGCCGAAACGCGTAACGCCAAGGCAGGCAAGCCCGCACGCATCATTGTGCAGACCAATAGCCTCGTAGACCAAGAGACCATCGACAATCTTTACCGTGCCTCACAAGCCGGCGTAAAAATCGACCTCATCGTACGTGGCATTTGCAACCTGGTGCCGAACATCAAAGGCGTCAGCGACAACATCCGCGTACGCAGCATCCTCGGGCGCTACCTCGAGCACAGCCGAATCTTCTACTTCGAAAACAGCAGCGGCAACCAACCACATATTTTTGCCGGTAGCGCCGACTGGATGCCACGCAACTTCTACCGCCGCATCGAGGCCATCTTCCCAATCGAAGACCCCGATCATCGCGCCCGCATACTCGACCTGCTTGAAACCTATCTCAAAGATACGCGTAACGCCCGAATCCTGCGCTCCAACGGCTCCTATCATAAGCCCTCGCGTAAGAATGATGCCCAACTCTTCAGCGCTCAAGAAGCCTTCTTCAAGCATTTCGAAGCCAAACGCACTGCACAGGCCCAAGAACTGACCGAAGATCCTAAAATCATGCCAGTCACGGAAGTGATCGAGCCTGCATAA
- a CDS encoding DNA topoisomerase IV subunit B has product MSAEYNEDSIKSLDWKQHIRLRPGMYIGKLGDGSSSDDGIYILLKEVIDNSIDEFVMGNGKVIEVNIDGTHVAVRDYGRGIPLGKLKDCASKINTGAKYDSEAFKKSVGLNGVGIKAVNALSSEFEIQAYRDGKTRCVSFSQGEVVSEDLKDRDDSESKDGTALRFDADPEIFGAVRFRDDYVENMLWNYAYLNSGLTIVYNGKKFKSDKGLHDLLDNKIDGEPMYPIIHLKDTDIEIAFTHNDSYGEDYYSFVNGQHTTMGGTHLAAFREALAKTIKDFYKKDFDAVDIRTSICAAVSVKVEEPVFESQTKTKLGSTDMGPKGPTVRTFMSNFMKQALDNYLHRNPETAEILGKKIQESERNRKELKGIQKLARERARKAKVHNKKLRDCRIHLDSKKDGRLDSTLFITEGDSASGSITKARDVNSQAVFSLKGKPLNSFGLTKKVVYENEEFNLLQDALNIENGLDDLRYNNVVIATDADVDGMHIRLLLITFFLQFFPELIKQGHLHILQTPLFRVRNKKVTRYCYTDEERRAAMEECKPKPEITRFKGLGEISPDEFQHFIGKNIRLDPVIIPKGMTIKEMLTFYMGKNTPERQEFIIDNLKVEKDAAEAIPA; this is encoded by the coding sequence ATGTCCGCCGAATATAACGAAGATAGTATCAAATCCCTCGACTGGAAACAACACATCCGCCTCCGCCCCGGTATGTACATCGGGAAACTGGGCGATGGTTCCTCCTCCGACGACGGTATTTATATCCTCCTCAAAGAAGTCATCGACAACTCGATCGATGAATTCGTGATGGGCAACGGCAAGGTGATCGAAGTCAACATCGATGGCACCCACGTCGCCGTCCGCGACTACGGACGCGGCATCCCCCTCGGCAAACTCAAAGACTGCGCTTCCAAAATCAACACCGGTGCGAAGTACGACTCCGAAGCTTTCAAAAAGTCTGTCGGCCTCAACGGCGTCGGTATCAAGGCCGTTAACGCCCTCTCTTCCGAATTCGAAATCCAAGCCTACCGCGACGGTAAAACTCGTTGCGTCAGCTTTTCACAAGGCGAAGTCGTCTCCGAAGATCTCAAAGACCGCGACGACAGCGAGTCTAAAGACGGCACCGCACTACGCTTCGACGCCGATCCAGAAATTTTCGGTGCCGTACGCTTCCGCGACGACTACGTCGAAAACATGCTCTGGAACTACGCCTATCTAAACAGTGGCCTGACCATCGTCTACAACGGCAAAAAATTTAAGTCCGACAAAGGCCTTCACGACCTACTGGACAATAAAATCGATGGCGAGCCCATGTATCCCATCATCCATCTCAAAGACACCGACATCGAGATCGCCTTCACCCACAACGATTCCTACGGCGAAGACTACTACTCCTTTGTCAACGGCCAGCACACCACCATGGGCGGCACCCACCTCGCCGCTTTCCGCGAGGCCTTAGCCAAGACCATCAAAGACTTTTATAAAAAGGACTTCGACGCCGTCGACATCCGCACCTCAATCTGCGCCGCAGTCAGCGTAAAAGTCGAAGAGCCCGTCTTTGAGTCACAGACCAAGACCAAACTCGGCTCCACCGACATGGGCCCCAAAGGTCCCACTGTCCGCACCTTCATGAGTAATTTCATGAAACAGGCGCTCGACAACTACCTACACCGCAATCCCGAAACCGCCGAAATTCTAGGTAAAAAAATTCAGGAGTCCGAACGTAACCGCAAGGAACTCAAAGGCATCCAAAAGCTCGCCCGCGAACGCGCACGCAAGGCCAAAGTGCACAATAAAAAACTGCGCGACTGCCGTATCCACCTCGACAGCAAAAAGGACGGCCGCCTCGACTCCACCCTCTTTATTACCGAGGGCGATTCCGCTTCCGGCTCCATCACCAAGGCGCGCGACGTCAACTCTCAGGCCGTCTTCTCACTAAAAGGCAAGCCGCTCAACTCCTTCGGACTGACGAAGAAAGTCGTCTACGAAAACGAAGAGTTCAACCTCTTGCAAGATGCACTCAACATCGAGAACGGCCTCGACGACTTACGCTACAACAACGTCGTCATTGCCACCGATGCCGACGTCGACGGCATGCACATCCGCCTGTTACTGATCACCTTCTTCCTCCAGTTCTTTCCCGAACTGATCAAACAAGGGCATCTGCATATTTTGCAAACACCCCTCTTCCGCGTGCGTAATAAGAAGGTCACCCGCTACTGCTATACCGACGAAGAGCGCCGCGCCGCGATGGAAGAGTGCAAACCCAAGCCAGAGATCACGCGCTTCAAAGGGCTCGGTGAAATTTCCCCCGACGAGTTTCAACACTTCATCGGCAAAAACATTCGCCTCGACCCCGTAATCATCCCCAAGGGCATGACGATTAAGGAAATGCTCACCTTCTACATGGGCAAAAACACACCCGAACGCCAAGAGTTCATCATCGACAACCTCAAGGTCGAAAAAGACGCAGCCGAAGCAATTCCTGCCTGA
- a CDS encoding alkaline phosphatase D family protein encodes MNSFGPHLKLWSSSHDEWEISVLYGKIGEAPPSFSYKLPSEGSYQLAEMELLETRGELTYFRVRFEVPLRASHTRVDYKVGGKRYSFHVPELHRMPKVCYGSCNGFHSQKILKEFVEGGKGNAMKATERWRNMLQYHSSRRYNVCILGGDQIYSDIALEGFEDHVLKWSWHTTRSERKARSLTAGEVEALRDLYTDMYVNSWGRNPEMKKMLSTCPSLMMWDDHDIMDGWGSYEDEREKWPVFKEGVFPEARRAFLLFQHHCKPNEKPGGSLGTRNNFSTGHVMGSLGVVHLDTRSERTQHQVMSEKNWEKFAQWRESNTELKHLFLCVSVPMVYADFETIEKILRLIPFDQGIEDDLRDHWRSVPHQVCRERLLKDLFAYSKESACRVTIISGDVHVAAHGVVELKDGQGDHTRTNRIHQLISSPIMNKAGNPVVEKLVEWQGDAAEVINPTMSARMLPLQVAIGTNGASSKTARYVWERNWLSLLPQDDDAYRAEWYFEGSNYPCREIVYSV; translated from the coding sequence ATGAATAGCTTCGGTCCTCATCTTAAGCTTTGGTCGAGTTCTCATGACGAGTGGGAAATTAGCGTGTTGTATGGTAAGATAGGGGAAGCGCCTCCTTCGTTTTCGTATAAGCTTCCTAGTGAGGGGAGTTATCAGCTGGCGGAGATGGAGTTACTTGAGACAAGAGGAGAGCTTACTTACTTTAGAGTTCGTTTTGAGGTGCCGCTAAGGGCCAGTCATACACGGGTGGATTACAAGGTTGGGGGAAAGCGCTATAGCTTTCATGTGCCTGAGCTCCATCGTATGCCTAAGGTTTGCTATGGGTCCTGTAATGGATTTCACAGTCAGAAAATATTGAAGGAATTCGTCGAGGGTGGAAAAGGCAATGCGATGAAAGCCACCGAACGCTGGCGTAATATGCTGCAGTATCATAGCTCGAGGCGCTATAATGTATGTATACTTGGTGGCGATCAGATCTACTCTGACATTGCGCTGGAGGGATTTGAGGATCATGTATTGAAATGGTCCTGGCATACGACTCGATCAGAGCGCAAAGCGCGCAGCTTAACTGCAGGTGAAGTGGAAGCTCTGCGAGATTTATACACCGATATGTATGTCAATAGTTGGGGGCGTAACCCGGAAATGAAGAAAATGCTTTCGACCTGTCCCTCGTTGATGATGTGGGACGATCATGACATCATGGATGGATGGGGCTCTTACGAGGATGAGCGTGAAAAATGGCCTGTATTCAAAGAGGGAGTTTTCCCCGAAGCGCGGCGTGCTTTTTTGCTGTTTCAGCATCACTGCAAGCCTAATGAAAAACCTGGAGGCTCTTTAGGCACGCGTAATAATTTCTCGACTGGACACGTGATGGGATCGCTTGGAGTCGTGCATCTCGATACACGAAGTGAGCGAACGCAACACCAAGTCATGTCTGAGAAAAATTGGGAGAAGTTCGCACAATGGCGTGAAAGTAATACTGAACTCAAGCATCTCTTCCTGTGTGTTAGTGTGCCTATGGTCTATGCCGACTTTGAAACCATAGAGAAGATTCTTCGGCTCATTCCTTTTGACCAGGGAATTGAAGATGACTTGCGCGACCATTGGCGCAGTGTGCCGCATCAAGTCTGCCGCGAACGCTTGCTCAAAGATCTGTTCGCCTATTCGAAAGAGAGTGCTTGTCGCGTCACCATTATTTCCGGCGACGTGCACGTAGCTGCGCATGGAGTGGTGGAACTTAAGGACGGTCAGGGCGATCACACTCGCACGAACCGTATTCACCAACTGATTTCGTCTCCCATCATGAATAAGGCTGGCAATCCCGTCGTGGAGAAACTGGTCGAATGGCAGGGCGATGCCGCGGAGGTCATCAACCCTACGATGAGCGCGCGGATGTTGCCGCTTCAGGTCGCAATTGGTACAAATGGCGCCAGCTCCAAAACTGCCCGCTACGTGTGGGAGCGCAATTGGCTCAGCCTCCTGCCTCAGGACGACGACGCTTATCGCGCGGAGTGGTATTTCGAAGGTTCCAACTATCCCTGCCGGGAGATTGTTTATTCGGTATGA